CAGTTAGGTGATTTTGCACTACAACGATGTCTCTTGTACTGTGCATTATTTGCTGAAGATGATATGATTGCAAGGCAGGAGTTGATAGGTTATTTGATCGATGAGGGAATAATTAAAGGAAAGAGGAGCAGGGGAGATGCATTTGATGAGGGCCACACGATGCTTAATAGACTTGTAAATGTCTGCCTAttggaaaatgctaaaatggaGTACCATGATATTATAtgtgtcaagatgcatgacttgattagggacaTGGCCATCAAAATACTGCAAGACAAATATGAAGTCATGGTTAAAGCAGGTGCGCAATTAAAAGAGTTGCCAGATGCAGAGGAGTGGACGGAGAATCTGACGATGGTTTCACTAATGCGAAACGAGATAGAAGAAATTCCTTCCAGCTATTCACCAAGGTGTCCCTATCTATCAACTCTATTTCTATGTGATAATGACAAGTTGAGATTTGTTGCGGATTCATTTTTCAAGCAATTGCATGGGCTCAAGGTCCTCGATCTGTCTTGCACAGGTATTGAAAACTTGCCAGACTCTGTCTCTGATTTGGTGAGTCTTACAGCATTATTGCTCAATTATTGTAAGAAATTAAGACGTGTTCCATCATTAAAGAAGCTAAGGGAACTGAAGAGGTTGGATCTCTCTCGTACTGCACTTGAAAAGATGCCGCAAGGAATGGAATGCCTAACCAACCTGCGGTATCTTAGAATGAATGGATGCggtgaaaaggagtttcctAGTGGGATATTACCAAAACTCTCTCACCTGCAAGTCTTAGTACTAGAAGAGTTTACGAATGCTCCGGTAATagttaaaggaaaggaagtagGATCCTTGAGAAATTTGGAAACTTTGGAGTGCCATTTCGAAGGTTTTTCTGACTTTGTGGAGTATCTCAGATCTCGGGATGGGATCCTATCATTAAGCACATGCAAGATTTTAGTAGGAGAGGTGGGTGGATATGTAGATCAATGCATTGAAGAATTTCCAAGTAAAGCAGTTGGGTTGGGTAATTTGAGTATCAACGGAGATAGAGATTTTCAGGTCAAGTTCTTAAATGGCATTCAAGGACTGATTTGTGAATGCATCGATCCAAGAAGTTTATGTGATGTTTTGTCATTAGAGAATGCAACTGAACTGGAGCGCATCACCATTCGGGAATGCCATaacatggagagcttggtttcatcttcttggttctgcTCTGCTCCACCACCATTGCCATCATGTAACGGTACGTTTTCTGGTCTTgaagtgtttgtttgttatcaCTGTAAAAGTATGAAGAAGCTCTTCCCGCTTGTGTTGCTGCCAAACCTCGTAAACCTGGAAAGGATTGATGTTAGTGAttgtgagaaaatggaggagataataggaaCAACAGATGAAGAAAGCAGCACCTCCAATTCCATCACGGAAGTCATTCTCCCAAAGTTAATAACTCTGGAATTGTATGATttaccagaactgaaaagcatttgcagtgcaaaactgatttgcaattctcttgaaaatattaaggtaatacattgtgagaagctgaagaggatgccaatttgtcttccgttgcttgaaaatggGCAGCCATCCCCTCCCCCTTCTCTTAAAGAAATCAAGGCATATCCAGAAGACTGGTGGGAGAGAgtagtggagtgggagcatcctGATGCAAAGGAAGTCCTTCGTCCCTTTGTAGAGTTTGAAGATCCCTTTGCAGAGTTTGAAGATTTGCAATGCTAATTGATTGTAAGCTTAAATTTGCTCATATTCAATAATATTCAattctttcaatcattttcGATATGATTGATGAAAATAGTCCTTTAAATCAACAAGGATATTCTTATTAGTTAATATTGAAATAATCCTTCGTCCCTTCGTCCCTTTTTTTTAACTGGatagataaataattataatttgaagtttgattaatattatattttcatccttATCGAGTTTCTCCaagatgaaaatccaaaaaataaaaaaaatactatattgatttatcattaaagtaacctaataaaataataaatctattCTCTATTATAAATCtacacatatttttaaaatgtctaAGAGAGAGTATGAATATGGCAGTTTTGGTTTCTAAACCTGAAACTGCCATATTCataaacacattttttaaatattaaatttaatactaAAACTAGAAAATAGCATAACCTGAAAATActatattgattttttcttttttttcctcaatgGAACTGTAAAACCTCTgggctaaaaaatattattgtttctcaTATTCATGTGTTTATATTTTCTAGGCATCTTCTTCTAAGCTTCATAACTGAGGTGGTACACGCGTtaacttcttttatatattgtttataGGTAAGCGGCGGGTTCCTTCTTAGCAACTCCTTATGTGAtttctttgatatatttttttttcttttattttttaatttttttaattttatcttttaatattagattggttTGGAAATAGacaacatgatttatttttatttgttttctataaaattatcacaattttaaataaatatttattttaagaataatacttaattttattagcatttatttttatcatataattaaataaaaaaaattataaaaaattattaaacccaatagaATTCATGACCCAGGTCACGAGAGACCGAGATCGATCAAatctattattgttttaatatttttttttaaaagttgttgtttagagtttttttataaaaaaactaagccatgcTTTACCAGactttcaaattatatttagatatataattgatttaaattaagttaatttccatacaatttaattaaaaacttaaattaaataaaaaaattagattaaaagattttaatatcaactcCCCTAACCAGATTTAATAATATCGCCAACAAACTTTCTTCActcttaacattttattttttatattttttaaaaaactaggaCATATTATTGAGTGTaggttttgtttattaaaagcAAGGATGGAGTCTTTGACTGCATGTAATGGCATCGACTGAAAACCTTTAATCACATGCTATTAATCACATATTTAATCTGTTATTGTTAGAGCACatgcttttcaaaaactttgaattattttctttttaaattattatttttttattaaaaataaattttaataaaataaaaaaattattttaaataaaaaaatattttaaaaagcaaagtatattattatttctcataTTCATGTGTTTACATTTTCTAGGCATCTTCTTCTAAGCTTCATAATTGGGTAGGTAAAGTAGTGTTTTTAagtactccttttcttttccaattaatgGGACTGccattcatttttattcaatatttttcaactttttttttttcttacaatgattCAAAGAATTAACTTGATCGGTAATTACCttacattaaacaaaataagaataattaaaatatcaaatgtgTTCAAGGGATTCCGACTATCCATCTGCTGTTTGTAGAATTTAAGCACTTTTTTCATTAGTCActtttattaaatcatttaatatttgcttttattcttttaatttgcttCAATGTGGAATCGACACTCCAGATCGAGAATGTTAGATTATTTTCTTAAGGCTTTCTGCCCTCTCTCTAGTAAACTAGAAAACGGCAACGGTACTGCCAAGATTGTTATGCCcgcaattaaaaatataatttgtttttgtactcagAATTATGCTTGAGTGCatttgaaaatttgtttattttaaaaaaaaatattaaattaatattttttatatattaatattaaaaaaaaataggcttttcttttcttagattcacccttttcttttccaattaatgGGACTGCCATTAAAATATGCTTTTCaccatttatttgtttttcatttgttttgactTACGTGGTACCCAGTAatccactatatatatataatttgctatgtgctttctgttcttttttcacCTCAGTATGTACTAATCATCTTGTACTTTTGGTCAGATGGAAGGGTTCCCACCATCTTCTATGGATGAGTTGACAGAGTTCGATCTTGAATCACTGTATTTTCAATCAGAAGATCCATTCAATATGTCTGAGCTTCTCTCGTACGTCATTCTTAAGCATTTTTTATCAGAAGATGATTGCTTGCAATTTAGTTATTCTTCAGTTTATCCTCTATATTATTCCATGGAAGCAGGCCGGCTGACGTCAACCAAGGCTCCATATCATGCAATGATCAAGGTGGACAGAACAATGTGGTCAACGATAGTATTCAACAAACAACTCAGTTTCCAATTTCATTTCCTGAAACCATGGTGAGTActtttttaatcatgaaaacAATGAACTTGACCATAATTGACGAGGATCTTTCAAGTCTTTTTGAgctctctatctctcttttttgtgtGCACATAATGGAACTAGAAAATCAACCAAGTTAGAATAACAGTTCTAAGTTTAACTATTTGAATATCATTCAGGCATCAGTACTCCAATATTCATCAACCACAGCCGGGACATGGCTATATGACACCGAACGCAACCACTTCAGAACATGGTGGCTTCATTCAACCTGGACCTTCTTTTCCTGCTCCCCGGTAtccaatttttcatgttttgtattttctatataaaaaaaattagtttttcaatcAGGAAAGAAACATCATAGCTTGAACATGAACCCAACAAGCTAAACATATTGTTTGCAAATGATTTTGGATTCAGGagtcaatatttttctaatcaaGGACAAGTCGATCGAGCTGCTGTAATTCCTAACATAGACAATGTCCAACAAGAGAACTTCGTGCCTAGGTACTGATTGGCTTCTAGCTGTTGTGTTTTAACACAGTATTAACTTTTACTGCTTAAGAGAGACTACCAATTATGGAAAGGTTTTATAATATGATCACTTCATTTATATATAGGTCACAGATGGATAACCTCCAAGTCCGAGCTAGGATTGCAAAATCAAACTGCTAGGCCAAATGCCTCAAATCCTGGCCTTGGCACTTCCCTGCAAAGTCAAAATAGGGGTTTAAATACTCAACAAGTAAGAAGTATAACTGAATTATCGTCGTCTTTTTCCCTCCTATGATTGTGCAATTAACTAACTATCAATTTTAATAGCAAAATAAGGGTAACAACACTGAAGAAGTAGTTTCTCATCCATCTGGATATGGTGTAACTTGcatcaatttttattctttattctgacctaccttttttttttatatataggttGAAATGGTTAGATCAAAGGATCCATTTTGGAATTATATTGAAGATAGGATTGATGGTAGCATGAAGTGTAAGTTTTGTCCACATACATTTGCCAATAAAACCTccatttcaaggatcaaatggcatttatCAGGAGAGGAAGGGCATAATGTTGCCATTTGTCATGGGGTGCCTAAAGAAGTTCAAGAAGCAGCCTGGAAAGCTATGTGTGGTGGCAACAAAAGACAGAAAATCACAGCAGGTTCAATCAATGTTAGTGATTGTGGAATTTCAACAATGGTAGGAGGAATTGGAAGGGTACAAAGAGAAGTTCAGGTTGTAGAACCCGGAGTAGGGGAAGAGAGGATTACTTCACATGCAATAGCAGGAAACGACGTAGTAAGCATGACCGGAATGAAAGCACCAGAAGAT
This genomic stretch from Populus alba chromosome 19, ASM523922v2, whole genome shotgun sequence harbors:
- the LOC118035581 gene encoding probable disease resistance protein At4g27220 — its product is MGRSDDPFWNEVEDMNDGSMKCKFCGHLFANGTSISRIKWHLSGDRGHGVGICGQVPKEVQEAAFLAMNGGNKRHKSIANLSNVNDAGRMQAGVQGMEQGVGPERIHSRLEAANDMEYTGEGSFQHVDRSDSPWRLRVDAHENRGEATQGTDVVDQFVDGTWVQIHSALSKEQQLNEISTYLMQEDEDVERLHDGFETVPRTEQVQHLERGISCERPSINQADEPRGDSSQPTDPLCLDHGRYYDQLFAPSVNNDVVMYDVQNMVRVRTEPVEEDMENSGRSVRPDAGARSSISLKYNTSETRGVPLPTSPIKPVGRAFEENKKVIWSLLMDDEVSTIGIYGMGGVGKTTILKHVHNELLQRKDICNHVWWVIVSQDFSINRLQNLIAKCLDLNLANEDDDVHRAAKLSEELRTKQKWILILDDLWHNFELDEVGIPVLLKGCKLIMTTRSETVCLRMACHHKIKVKLLSEGEAWTLFMEKLGRDIALLPEVEGIAKDIAGECAGLPLGIIAVAGSLRGVDDPREWRNTLNKLRESEFRDIDKKVFRLLRFSYNQLGDFALQRCLLYCALFAEDDMIARQELIGYLIDEGIIKGKRSRGDAFDEGHTMLNRLVNVCLLENAKMEYHDIICVKMHDLIRDMAIKILQDKYEVMVKAGAQLKELPDAEEWTENLTMVSLMRNEIEEIPSSYSPRCPYLSTLFLCDNDKLRFVADSFFKQLHGLKVLDLSCTGIENLPDSVSDLVSLTALLLNYCKKLRRVPSLKKLRELKRLDLSRTALEKMPQGMECLTNLRYLRMNGCGEKEFPSGILPKLSHLQVLVLEEFTNAPVIVKGKEVGSLRNLETLECHFEGFSDFVEYLRSRDGILSLSTCKILVGEVGGYVDQCIEEFPSKAVGLGNLSINGDRDFQVKFLNGIQGLICECIDPRSLCDVLSLENATELERITIRECHNMESLVSSSWFCSAPPPLPSCNGTFSGLEVFVCYHCKSMKKLFPLVLLPNLVNLERIDVSDCEKMEEIIGTTDEESSTSNSITEVILPKLITLELYDLPELKSICSAKLICNSLENIKVIHCEKLKRMPICLPLLENGQPSPPPSLKEIKAYPEDWWERVVEWEHPDAKEVLRPFVEFEDPFAEFEDLQC